In Rahnella variigena, one DNA window encodes the following:
- the hemE gene encoding uroporphyrinogen decarboxylase: MNELKNDRYLRALLRQPVDITPVWMMRQAGRYLPEYKETRAEAGDFMSLCKNAELACEVTLQPLRRYPLDAAILFSDILTIPDAMGLGLYFEAGEGPRFSSPLTNRADVEKLPVPDPEMELGYVMNAVRTIRKNLKGEVPLIGFSGSPWTLATYMIEGGSSKAFTKIKKMMYADPSTLHLLLDKVADSVILYLNAQIKAGAQSVMIFDTWGGVLTPRDYREFSLNYMHKIVDVLIRENEGRRVPVTLFTKGGGQWLEAMAATGCDALGLDWTTDIAEARRRVGDKVAIQGNMDPSMLYASPVRIEQEVETILAGFGKGNGHVFNLGHGIHQDVPPENAGAFVEAVHSLSRQYHE, translated from the coding sequence ATGAATGAGTTGAAAAACGACCGTTACCTGCGTGCTTTGTTACGTCAGCCAGTGGACATTACACCGGTGTGGATGATGCGTCAGGCTGGCCGTTATTTGCCGGAGTACAAAGAAACCCGCGCTGAAGCCGGCGATTTTATGTCGCTGTGTAAGAATGCCGAACTGGCTTGTGAGGTGACTTTACAGCCGCTTCGTCGCTATCCGCTGGATGCAGCGATCCTGTTCTCCGACATCCTGACCATTCCTGATGCGATGGGGCTGGGGCTGTATTTCGAAGCCGGTGAAGGCCCGCGTTTTTCTTCGCCACTGACCAATCGTGCTGATGTCGAAAAGCTGCCGGTTCCGGATCCTGAAATGGAGCTGGGCTATGTGATGAACGCCGTGCGTACCATCCGTAAAAACCTGAAAGGTGAAGTGCCGCTTATCGGTTTCTCCGGTAGCCCGTGGACTCTGGCGACGTATATGATTGAAGGCGGTAGCAGCAAAGCCTTTACCAAAATTAAAAAAATGATGTACGCCGATCCGTCTACCTTGCACCTGTTGCTGGATAAAGTGGCCGACAGCGTCATTCTTTACCTTAATGCTCAGATTAAAGCGGGCGCGCAGTCGGTGATGATTTTTGACACCTGGGGCGGCGTGCTGACACCTCGCGATTACCGTGAGTTCTCTCTTAACTACATGCACAAAATCGTCGATGTCCTGATTCGTGAAAACGAAGGCCGCCGTGTGCCGGTGACCTTGTTTACCAAAGGCGGAGGCCAGTGGCTGGAAGCGATGGCGGCAACGGGTTGTGACGCGCTGGGTCTGGACTGGACCACCGATATTGCTGAAGCGCGCCGTCGGGTTGGCGACAAAGTGGCGATTCAGGGCAACATGGATCCTTCCATGCTTTACGCCTCACCGGTGCGGATTGAGCAGGAAGTGGAAACCATTCTGGCTGGTTTCGGCAAAGGTAATGGCCATGTGTTTAATCTTGGCCACGGTATCCACCAGGACGTTCCGCCAGAAAATGCGGGAGCTTTTGTGGAAGCGGTACACAGCCTGTCCCGCCAGTATCACGAGTAA
- the nfi gene encoding deoxyribonuclease V (cleaves DNA at apurinic or apyrimidinic sites), with the protein MIDTRALREEQRILADQIELQDPPEFTTPSLIAGVDVGFEQGGEVTRAAVAVLSYPTLELVEYQIARIPTVMPYIPGFLSFRELPALLQAWQQISSHPDLVLVDGQGIAHPRRLGVASHFGLMIDVPTIGVAKSRLCGQFLPLGEALHSSQGLYEGDEQIGWVWRSKLRCNPLFISPGNRISMDSSLYWVEQCMRQYRLPEPTRWADAVASNRASFQRWQRLSDDL; encoded by the coding sequence ATGATCGACACGCGCGCGTTACGTGAAGAGCAACGGATCCTCGCAGATCAGATTGAACTGCAGGATCCGCCTGAATTCACCACACCGTCGTTGATCGCCGGTGTGGATGTCGGGTTTGAGCAGGGCGGTGAAGTCACCCGCGCGGCGGTCGCTGTTCTGAGTTATCCAACTTTGGAGCTGGTCGAATACCAGATAGCCCGCATTCCGACCGTCATGCCCTACATTCCTGGTTTCCTTTCTTTCCGTGAGCTCCCCGCACTTTTACAAGCCTGGCAGCAAATCTCATCGCACCCTGATCTGGTTCTGGTTGACGGGCAGGGGATCGCGCATCCGCGGCGGCTCGGTGTCGCCAGTCATTTTGGCCTGATGATTGACGTGCCGACCATTGGTGTGGCGAAAAGCCGTTTATGCGGGCAGTTCCTGCCGTTAGGTGAAGCGCTACACAGCAGTCAGGGGCTGTATGAAGGCGATGAACAGATTGGCTGGGTGTGGCGAAGCAAGCTACGCTGTAATCCATTGTTCATCTCGCCTGGTAATCGGATCAGCATGGATTCTTCTCTTTATTGGGTGGAACAATGCATGCGGCAATATCGGCTGCCGGAACCGACCCGTTGGGCGGATGCCGTGGCATCAAACCGGGCGTCGTTTCAACGCTGGCAACGCTTGAGTGATGATCTTTAG
- a CDS encoding YjaG family protein, whose protein sequence is MLRNPIHLRLEKLESWQHVTFMASLCERMYPNYQAFCLETGFGEAQLYRRILDLIWETLVVKDAKVNFDSQLEKLEEAVPSSDDYDLYGVYPAIDACIALGELIHSRLSGETLSHAIAVSETSIRTVAMLEMTQAGKEMTDEELKVIPAVEEEWDIQWEIFRLLADCEERDLELIKGLRSDLREAAVSNIGINLAQ, encoded by the coding sequence ATGTTACGTAATCCAATTCATTTACGTCTCGAAAAGCTGGAAAGTTGGCAACACGTGACGTTTATGGCGAGCTTGTGCGAACGCATGTACCCGAACTATCAGGCATTTTGCCTGGAAACCGGGTTTGGCGAAGCACAGCTTTACCGTCGTATCCTGGACTTAATCTGGGAAACGCTGGTGGTAAAAGACGCCAAGGTCAATTTTGACTCACAGCTCGAAAAACTGGAGGAAGCGGTGCCTTCTTCCGATGATTACGATCTCTACGGGGTTTATCCGGCGATTGATGCGTGTATTGCATTAGGCGAACTGATTCATTCGCGTCTAAGCGGCGAAACGTTGTCTCATGCCATTGCGGTGAGTGAGACGTCAATTCGTACTGTCGCGATGCTGGAAATGACTCAGGCAGGTAAAGAAATGACCGATGAAGAACTCAAGGTCATCCCTGCCGTTGAAGAAGAATGGGACATCCAATGGGAGATTTTTCGCCTGTTGGCTGACTGTGAAGAGCGTGACCTGGAATTAATAAAAGGGTTACGTTCTGACCTGCGTGAAGCCGCTGTCAGTAACATCGGCATAAATTTAGCGCAATAA
- the hupA gene encoding nucleoid-associated protein HU-alpha, with translation MNKTQLIDVIADKADLSKAQAKVALESTLSAITESLKEGDAVQLVGFGTFKVNHRNERTGRNPQTGKEIKIAAANVPAFVSGKALKDAVK, from the coding sequence ATGAACAAGACTCAACTGATTGATGTAATTGCGGACAAAGCTGATCTTTCCAAAGCACAGGCCAAAGTTGCTCTTGAATCTACTCTGTCTGCTATTACCGAGTCTCTGAAAGAAGGTGATGCTGTACAATTGGTTGGTTTCGGGACTTTCAAGGTAAATCATCGTAACGAGCGTACTGGTCGTAACCCACAGACTGGTAAAGAAATCAAAATCGCAGCTGCAAACGTGCCTGCGTTCGTTTCTGGTAAAGCTCTGAAAGACGCTGTTAAGTAA
- a CDS encoding DUF1481 domain-containing protein has protein sequence MTPRLVAGLLVLGLVGCSSDKGSELFFASGYVADQGINRLWREDTAQHEPQTILNVYSPYFGGDTIITRYEFQQGQLHLIKETHATKTDLGVMLRFDEGGNVSFMQRQLPERREKLSSDEIERYKYEASKILDLSNALQAGNVRLVQARWRKGIITTCAGEQVTPALTVRSQVWLAKRASRSNDNLGLAWLTAPQGNELLLVANEDFCKWEPKESDL, from the coding sequence ATCACCCCCAGGTTGGTAGCAGGTTTACTGGTGCTCGGTCTGGTGGGTTGTAGTTCTGATAAAGGTTCTGAGTTATTCTTTGCCAGCGGTTATGTTGCTGATCAGGGAATCAACCGGCTCTGGCGTGAAGATACCGCCCAGCACGAGCCTCAAACCATTCTCAACGTCTATAGCCCCTATTTCGGCGGCGATACGATCATCACCCGATACGAATTCCAGCAGGGGCAATTGCACCTGATTAAAGAAACTCATGCCACCAAAACGGATTTGGGCGTCATGCTGCGTTTTGACGAGGGTGGCAATGTCAGCTTTATGCAGCGACAGCTCCCGGAGCGTCGGGAAAAATTATCCTCTGATGAAATCGAACGCTATAAATATGAAGCGTCAAAAATCCTCGACCTGAGCAATGCGCTGCAGGCAGGGAATGTCCGCCTGGTTCAGGCTCGCTGGCGCAAAGGCATCATAACGACCTGCGCAGGTGAACAAGTGACGCCGGCGCTCACTGTCCGTTCACAGGTCTGGCTGGCGAAACGAGCCAGTCGCAGTAATGATAATCTGGGGCTAGCCTGGCTGACGGCACCGCAGGGCAACGAGCTGTTGCTGGTCGCCAATGAAGATTTCTGTAAATGGGAACCGAAAGAGTCTGACCTCTGA
- the purD gene encoding phosphoribosylamine--glycine ligase: MNILIIGNGGREHALAWKASQSPLADKVFVAPGNAGTALEPLLENVDIAATDIAGLLAFAKSHDIDLTIVGPEAPLVIGVVDAFRAAGLKIFGPTQEAAQLEGSKAFTKDFLARHNIPSADYQNFTEIEAALAYLRSKGAPIVIKADGLAAGKGVIVAMTLKEAEDAVHDMLAGNAFGDAGHRIVIEEFLDGEEASFIVMVDGTNVLPMATSQDHKRVGDGDSGPNTGGMGAYSPAPVVTDEIHQRVMDQVIWPTVRGMAAENNTYTGFLYAGLMISADGQPKVIEFNCRFGDPETQPIMLRLRSDLVDLCLAGAEGRLGDKTSEWDPRPSLGVVLAAGGYPADYKTGDVIHGLPLEEAPDGKVFQAGTRLQDERVVTNGGRVLCVTALGKTVEAAQARAYDLAKDIHWEGSFCRKDIGYRAIDRERNQ, translated from the coding sequence ATGAATATTTTAATTATCGGTAACGGCGGGCGTGAACATGCACTGGCATGGAAGGCATCGCAGTCACCTCTGGCTGATAAAGTCTTTGTTGCGCCTGGCAATGCCGGTACCGCGCTGGAGCCGTTGCTGGAAAATGTGGACATCGCCGCCACTGACATCGCCGGTTTGCTGGCTTTCGCCAAAAGTCATGATATTGACCTGACCATCGTTGGCCCTGAAGCGCCACTGGTAATTGGTGTGGTGGATGCTTTCCGCGCAGCCGGTCTGAAAATCTTTGGCCCGACGCAGGAAGCAGCGCAGCTGGAAGGTTCTAAAGCTTTCACTAAGGATTTCCTGGCTCGACATAACATTCCAAGCGCTGATTATCAGAACTTCACTGAAATCGAAGCTGCGCTGGCTTATCTGCGCAGCAAAGGCGCGCCGATAGTCATCAAAGCTGATGGTCTGGCAGCAGGTAAAGGCGTCATTGTTGCGATGACGTTGAAAGAAGCGGAAGACGCCGTTCACGACATGCTGGCAGGCAATGCTTTCGGCGATGCAGGCCATCGCATTGTTATTGAAGAATTCCTCGACGGCGAAGAAGCCAGTTTCATCGTTATGGTCGACGGCACCAATGTGCTGCCGATGGCGACCAGTCAGGATCACAAACGCGTGGGTGACGGCGACAGCGGCCCGAATACCGGCGGCATGGGCGCTTATTCTCCGGCGCCGGTAGTGACCGATGAAATTCATCAGCGCGTCATGGATCAGGTTATCTGGCCGACCGTTCGTGGGATGGCGGCAGAAAACAACACTTATACCGGTTTCCTGTATGCAGGTCTGATGATCTCAGCTGACGGGCAGCCAAAAGTGATCGAGTTCAACTGCCGTTTCGGCGATCCGGAGACTCAGCCGATCATGTTGCGTCTGCGTTCAGATCTTGTGGATCTTTGCCTCGCCGGTGCTGAAGGTCGTCTGGGCGATAAAACATCAGAGTGGGATCCGCGCCCGTCGCTGGGTGTCGTGCTCGCCGCGGGTGGCTATCCTGCCGATTACAAAACCGGAGACGTTATCCACGGTCTGCCGCTGGAAGAAGCGCCAGATGGCAAAGTCTTCCAGGCCGGAACCCGCTTGCAGGATGAACGTGTGGTAACGAATGGCGGCCGCGTATTGTGTGTGACTGCGTTAGGCAAAACCGTGGAAGCGGCTCAGGCACGCGCTTATGATTTAGCAAAAGATATTCACTGGGAAGGCAGCTTTTGCCGCAAAGACATCGGTTATCGCGCTATCGACCGCGAACGTAATCAGTAA
- the purH gene encoding bifunctional phosphoribosylaminoimidazolecarboxamide formyltransferase/IMP cyclohydrolase, whose product MQQSRPIRRALLSVSDKAGIVEFAQALSSRGVELLSTGGTASLLAKAGLPVTEVSDYTGFPEMMDGRVKTLHPKVHGGILGRRGKDDEIMAQHSIAPIDMVVVNLYPFAQTVARPDCSLEDAVENIDIGGPTMVRSAAKNHKDVAIVVKSSDYASIIEEMDSNSSSLTLATRFNLAIKAFEHTASYDGMIANYFGTMVPAYHGDTESASGQFPRTLNLNYIKKQDMRYGENSHQNAAFYIEENVSEASVATSTQLQGKALSYNNIADTDAALECVKEFAEPACVIVKHANPCGVAIGDSILAAYERAYQTDPTSAFGGIIAFNRELDAETAKAIISRQFVEVIIAPSVSAEALALTAAKQNVRVLTCGQWEDRQKALDFKRVNGGLLVQDRDLGMVDAADLRVVSERQPTEQELTDALFCWKVAKFVKSNAIVYARDKMTIGIGAGQMSRVYSAKIAGIKAADEGLEVAGSVMASDAFFPFRDGIDAAAAVGITCVIQPGGSIRDDEVIAAANEHGIAMLFTDMRHFRH is encoded by the coding sequence ATGCAACAATCTCGTCCAATCCGCCGCGCCCTGCTCAGTGTTTCTGACAAAGCCGGTATCGTAGAATTCGCCCAGGCCCTGTCTTCGCGTGGCGTTGAATTACTTTCCACTGGCGGAACTGCCAGTCTGTTGGCTAAAGCCGGCCTGCCAGTCACTGAAGTGTCTGACTACACCGGTTTTCCGGAAATGATGGATGGACGCGTCAAAACTCTGCACCCGAAAGTTCACGGCGGCATTCTCGGTCGTCGCGGGAAAGATGATGAAATTATGGCGCAGCATTCTATTGCGCCAATCGACATGGTGGTCGTTAACCTTTATCCGTTCGCACAAACCGTCGCTCGCCCGGACTGTTCACTGGAAGATGCAGTAGAAAACATTGATATCGGTGGCCCGACAATGGTTCGCTCGGCGGCGAAGAACCACAAAGACGTCGCCATCGTGGTGAAGAGCAGCGACTACGCTTCTATTATAGAAGAGATGGATTCCAACAGCAGCTCGCTGACGCTGGCGACCCGTTTCAATCTGGCGATCAAAGCTTTCGAGCACACGGCCTCTTATGACGGCATGATTGCCAACTACTTCGGCACCATGGTGCCGGCTTATCACGGCGATACCGAATCCGCTTCCGGACAGTTCCCGCGCACACTGAATCTTAACTATATAAAGAAACAAGATATGCGTTATGGCGAAAACAGCCATCAGAACGCGGCCTTCTATATAGAAGAGAACGTCAGCGAGGCTTCGGTTGCCACTTCTACCCAGCTTCAGGGCAAGGCGCTTTCTTATAACAACATTGCGGATACCGATGCCGCACTGGAATGTGTGAAAGAATTTGCTGAACCGGCCTGCGTCATCGTTAAACATGCCAATCCTTGCGGCGTGGCCATCGGTGACAGCATTCTGGCCGCTTACGAGCGCGCCTATCAGACTGACCCGACATCCGCTTTCGGCGGCATTATTGCCTTCAACCGTGAACTGGATGCCGAAACAGCAAAAGCCATCATCAGCCGTCAGTTTGTTGAAGTGATCATTGCGCCATCTGTCAGTGCCGAAGCTCTGGCCCTGACCGCAGCCAAACAAAACGTTCGCGTACTGACCTGCGGGCAATGGGAAGATCGTCAGAAAGCACTGGACTTCAAACGTGTTAATGGCGGCCTGCTGGTTCAGGATCGCGATTTGGGTATGGTTGATGCGGCTGATCTGCGTGTGGTTTCAGAGCGCCAGCCGACGGAGCAGGAACTCACAGATGCGCTGTTCTGCTGGAAAGTCGCAAAATTCGTGAAATCCAACGCCATTGTGTATGCACGTGACAAAATGACCATCGGTATCGGCGCTGGCCAGATGAGCCGCGTTTACTCCGCTAAAATTGCCGGTATTAAAGCCGCCGACGAAGGTCTGGAAGTCGCCGGTTCTGTCATGGCTTCTGATGCTTTCTTCCCGTTCCGCGACGGCATCGATGCAGCAGCAGCAGTAGGCATCACCTGCGTTATTCAGCCTGGCGGTTCTATCCGTGACGATGAAGTGATCGCCGCGGCAAACGAACACGGCATTGCGATGCTGTTCACCGACATGCGCCACTTCCGTCATTAA